The following coding sequences lie in one Musa acuminata AAA Group cultivar baxijiao chromosome BXJ3-1, Cavendish_Baxijiao_AAA, whole genome shotgun sequence genomic window:
- the LOC135629491 gene encoding putative 3,4-dihydroxy-2-butanone kinase, which translates to MAYQGKKLINDPNDVVTEFIEGLVETYPGLQYLDGFPQIKVVLRADVLSAPYDKVAVISGGGSGHEPAHAGFVGPGMLTAAICGDVFTSPPVDSILAGIRAVTGSMGCLLIVKNYTGDRLNFGLAAEQAKSEGYKVEMVVVGDDCALPPPRGIAGRRGLAGTILVHKVAGAAADAGLSLADVAAEAKHASEMVGTMGVALSVCTLPGQVTSDRLGPGLMELGLGIHGEPGAAVVDLQPVDVVVSHVLKQILSPETKYVPITRGSRVVLMINGLGAIPMMELMIAAGKAVPQLQVEHGLAVDRVYTGSFMTSLDMAGFSISIMKADPAILQRLDATTSAPSWPVGVEGDRPPTKIPIPVPASCSRKTNERTFNEPQELNEQGCMMEVAIEAAANEIINLREKLNEWDSKVGDGDCGSTMHRGATAVLEDMKRCYPLNDAAETVNEIGASLRRVMGGTSGILYDIFCKAAYASLKGNQVITPSQWATALEASVAAVSKYGGALAGYRTMLDALIPASKVLREILDTGDDALKAFLLSSEAALTGAESTKNMHAQAGRSTYIAADLLSSVPDPGAMAAAAWYRAAALAVENKLRPSETEQL; encoded by the exons ATGGCGTACCAGGGCAAGAAGCTAATCAACGATCCCAATG ATGTGGTAACTGAATTCATTGAAGGACTAGTTGAGACTTATCCTGGCCTACAGTACTTGGATGGCTTTCCACAG ATTAAGGTTGTTTTACGTGCTGATGTCTTGAGTGCTCCGTATGATAAGGTTGCCGTCATATCTG GAGGTGGAAGCGGGCATGAACCTGCTCATGCTGGATTTGTTGGTCCAGGAATGTTAACAGCTGCCATCTGTGGCGATGTTTTCACCTCTCCACCTGTTGACTCTATCTTAGCT GGTATTAGAGCTGTAACAGGTTCCATGGGATGCCTTCTCATAGTTAAG AATTATACAGGTGATCGACTCAATTTTGGTTTAGCAGCTGAGCAAGCAAAATCAGAGGGATATAAAGTAGAG ATGGTTGTAGTTGGAGATGATTGTGCCCTTCCACCACCTCGAGGCATAGCTGGACGAAGAGGATTGGCAGGGACCATTCTTGTTCATAAG GTTGCTGGGGCAGCAGCTGATGCTGGTCTATCCCTTGCTGATGTTGCTGCAGAAGCAAAACATGCATCTGAAATGGTGGGTACGATGGGAGTTGCCTTGTCAGTTTGTACACTGCCTGGTCAGGTCACATCAGATCGCCTAGGTCCAGGGTTGATGGAGCTTGGTCTTGGAATT CATGGAGAACCTGGTGCTGCTGTTGTCGATCTCCAACCTGTTGATGTAGTGGTATCTCATGTTCTCAAGCAGATATTGTCACCG GAAACAAAATATGTTCCAATAACCAGGGGTAGCAGAGTGGTTCTTATGATTAACGG ACTTGGTGCCATCCCCATGATGGAGCTGATGATTGCAGCCGGAAAGGCAGTTCCACAACTACAAGTAGAACATGGACTTGCTGTTGATCGTGTTTATACTGGATCCTTTATGACTTCACTTGATATGGCAG GATTTTCCATTTCCATAATGAAGGCAGATCCAGCAATACTGCAACGTCTAGATGCTACAACTTCAGCTCCTTCCTGGCCTGTTGGTGTTGAAG GAGATCGCCCACCTACTAAAATCCCTATTCCAGTGCCAGCATCTTGTTCAAGAAAGACTAATGAG CGGACATTTAATGAACCACAAGAATTAAATGAGCAAGGCTGCATGATGGAGGTTGCTATTGAGGCAGCTGCAAATGAGATTATTAATCTAAGGGAAAAATTAAACGAGTGGGACAGTAAAGTCGGTGATGGTGACTGTGGAAGCACT ATGCATAGAGGTGCAACAGCTGTTCTTGAAGACATGAAGAGATG TTATCCTCTAAATGATGCTGCAGAAACAGTAAATGAGATCGGAGCCTCATTGAGAAGGGTTATGGGTGGAACTAGTGGGATCTT GTATGATATATTCTGCAAGGCTGCATATGCAAGCTTGAAAGGCAACCAAGTTATCACACCAAGCCAAT GGGCAACTGCTCTAGAAGCTTCTGTTGCAGCTGTCAGTAAATATGGTGGTGCACTTGCTGGGTATCGGACTATGTTGGATGCGCTTATTCcagcatctaaagttctaagagag attttggatactgGCGATGATGCTTTAAAAGCTTTTCTACTGTCCTCTGAAGCAGCACTAACTGGGGCAGAATCTACCAAAAATATGCATGCTCAG GCTGGCCGATCTACTTACATTGCTGCTGACCTACTGTCTTCGGTTCCTGACCCTGGAGCAATGGCTGCAGCAGCATGGTATCGAGCTGCTGCTCTTGCTGTCGAGAATAAGCTACGACCTTCCGAGACCGAACAACTATAA
- the LOC103987572 gene encoding uncharacterized protein LOC103987572, whose amino-acid sequence MASEESPSPTSSGKHCRSADDHEAETSSKRRKHRHRHHHRHHSRRGRESDDGAEEAARLAEPETASCPVPKPADEEREEGEILEDDEEMANLDHTKVDGFVTDGVSDSGSGEIKPDGVDVYSNLIVPGVKDSSGKNVLVLSHKQNTLKDEKMLDLAWSCENSSLNDTAWMEVDTSDGENCVWKSESITKSLELNDNKQMQTDRNDSESQVRSRSPVSKESSHVAKDRMSYDHVKKTSDSDSEKVDSKQYMESKDANRRATDRNRSVSPKSSQERYRNTRRSPASIRYHDEDKYRDKSRPIDHRKRISYEKVSEHSDMGDDQVGLQESKRDYSNRQHKLDRCAARNRVSDIEIPNERESSGKRRHDDRHRSRERDRERERSSSSVRETDKTQLDKRSHREKERSSSHSRYDRQADKHEIWDRESGKEKYSFSTRDRVRDKPRDLNREKYVERERLRESKHEKKRDDSDRDKNKSRDREIIAHKGKEHGDQMETDRISSRYRHRESRHPKYDEVEHHKDKSRSEAGFKKDNSDKDTQKSIREEEEEEDYQDKIEQQLAKQDEDDVDMIKNESRKRRQAILEKYRQRQLRQVESSSDGNVNESEKATSDKENLQGLLAMSVDNKVNNEELENRDDSRNVFDVGPSFSVGKSPVQNGDLADMKMNNVGGLGEGTPKSEISADMFTDDMFGESPAGVCVKGKCEGPQIDRSYLHDNWDDAEGYYSYRFGEVLDGRYEVVAAHGKGVFSTVVRARDLKAGKGDPEEVAIKMIRNNDTMYKAGQDELVILKKLVGADPEDKRHCVRFLSSFKYRNHLCLVFESLHMNLREVLKKFGRNIGLKLTAVRAYAKQLFIALKHLRNCGVLHCDIKPDNMLVNEAKNVLKLCDFGNAMFAGKNEITPYLVSRFYRAPEIILGLTYDHPMDVWSVGCCLYELYTGKVLFPGPSNNDMLRLHMELKGPFPKKMLRKGAFTDHHFDQDLNFHATEEDPVTKKPVKRLLINIKPKDIGALMSGFSEEDPKMLSNFKDLLDRIFVLDPEKRMTVSQALSHPFITGK is encoded by the exons ATGGCCAGCGAGGAGTCGCCGTCGCCGACCTCAAGCGGCAAGCACTGCCGTTCGGCAGACGATCATGAGGCCGAGACATCGTCGAAGCGACGGAAGCACCGTCACCGTCACCATCACCGCCATCACAGCAGACGCGGTCGCGAGAGTGATGACGGGGCCGAGGAGGCCGCTCGGCTTGCGGAGCCGGAGACTGCTTCTTGTCCCGTTCCGAAGCCTGCTGATGAGGAGCGAGAGGAGGGTGAGATTCTCGAAGATGACGAGGAGATGGCCAACCTTGATCATACTAAAGTCGATGGCTTCGTGACCGATGGGGTTTCCGACTCTGGATCGGGTGAAATCAAGCCTGACGGCGTCGATGTTTATTCCAATCTG ATTGTGCCTGGGGTGAAAGATAGTTCTGGGAAAAATGTTTTGGTGCTTAGTCATAAGCAGAACACACTGAAAGATGAAAAGATGTTGGACCTTGCTTGGTCATGTGAGAATTCTAGTTTGAATGATACAGCTTGGATGGAGGTAGATACGTCAGATGGAGAAAATTGTGTCTGGAAGTCTGAGAGTATAACAAAATCATTAGAACTAAATGACAACAAGCAAATGCAAACTGACAGAAATGATTCAGAAAGTCAAGTAAGATCAAGATCTCCGGTTTCTAAAGAAAGTTCTCATGTAGCAAAGGACAGGATGAGTTATGACCATGTGAAAAAAACTTCTGACAGTGACTCAGAGAAGGTTGACTCAAAGCAGTATATGGAGTCAAAGGATGCAAACAGAAGAGCAACTGATAGGAACAGGTCAGTGTCGCCCAAAAGTTCGCAAGAAAGGTACAGGAACACTAGAAGGTCTCCAGCGTCCATCAGGTACCATGATGAAGACAAATATAGGGATAAGTCCAGGCCTATTGATCATAGAAAGAGGATATCATATGAAAAGGTCTCAGAGCATTCAGACATGGGTGATGATCAAGTTGGTTTGCAGGAAAGTAAGAGGGATTATTCCAATAGGCAGCATAAGTTGGACAGATGTGCAGCTAGAAATCGAGTAAGTGATATAGAGATTCCTAACGAAAGAGAGAGTAGTGGCAAAAGAAGACATGATGACAGGCACAGAAGTCGGGAAAGGGATAGGGAGAGGGAAAGAAGTAGTAGTAGTGTCAGAGAGACAGATAAAACACAGTTGGATAAAAGGTCTCACAGGGAAAAAGAGAGGAGTAGCAGTCATAGCAGATATGACAGACAAGCAGACAAGCATGAAATTTGGGACAGAGAAAGTGGGAAAGAAAAATACAGCTTCAGCACAAGAGACAGAGTAAGAGATAAACCAAGGGATTTGAATAGGGAGAAATATGTAGAGAGGGAGAGGTTAAGGGAGAGTAAGCATGAAAAAAAACGGGATGATAGTGATAGAGATAAGAATAAGTCTAGGGACAGGGAAATTATTGCTCATAAGGGTAAAGAACATGGTGATCAAATGGAAACAGATAGGATTAGTAGCAGGTATAGACATAGGGAATCTAGGCATCCAAAGTACGATGAAGTAGAGCATCACAAGGATAAATCACGTTCGGAGGCTGGTTTCAAGAAAGACAATTCTGACAAAGACACACAAAAGTCTATTAG ggaggaggaggaagaggaagattaCCAAGATAAAATTGAACAACAGCTTGCTAAGCAGGATGAAGATGATGTTGACATGATTAAAAATGAGAGCAGAAAAAGGAGGCAGGCTATCTTGGAAAAATATCGACAGCGGCAGCTACGGCAAGTTGAATCCTCATCTGATGGTAATGTGAATG AATCTGAGAAAGCCACTTCGGATAAGGAGAATCTACAGGGATTGCTTGCTATGAGTGTTGATAACAAAGTGAataatgaagagcttgagaatagggATGACTCCAGAAATGTATTTGATGTTGGTCCATCGTTTTCTGTGGGAAAGTCACCTGTACAGAATGGAGATTTAGCTGATATGAAAATGAACAATGTTGGGGGACTTGGAGAGGGTACTCCAAAG AGTGAAATATCAGCCGATATGTTTACTGATGACATGTTTGGAGAATCACCAGCTGGAGTTTGTGTGAAG GGAAAGTGTGAAGGACCACAGATAGACAGAAGTTATCTTCATGACAACTGGGATGATGCAGAGGGTTATTATA GTTACAGGTTTGGGGAAGTACTCGATGGTCGCTATGAAGTTGTTGCAGCACATGGAAAGGGCGTCTTCTCAACAGTTGTTCGTGCTAGGGATCTCAAGGCTGGGAAAGGTGACCCTGAAGAAGTGGCTATTAAAATGATTCGCAACAATGATACCAT GTACAAGGCAGGTCAGGATGAACTTGTTATATTGAAGAAATTGGTAGGCGCTGATCCCGAGGACAAACGTCATTGTGTTAGGTTTCTTTCATCTTTCAAGTATCGGAATCATCTTTGCTTAGTTTTTGAATCTCTTCATATGAACCTTCGTGAGGTTCTAAAGAAATTTGGTCGTAACATTGGGCTAAAACTGACTGCTGTGAGGGCCTATGCAAAGCAGCTTTTCATTGCGCTGAAGCATCTCAGAAATTGTGGCGTTCTGCACTGTGACATTAAACCGGATAATATGCTG GTAAATGAGGCCAAAAATGTGCTCAAGCTTTGTGATTTTGGCAATGCTATGTTCGCGGGTAAGAATGAGATTACACCCTACCTTGTTAGCCGCTTTTACCGTGCCCCTGAAATAA TTCTTGGATTGACATATGATCATCCAATGGATGTGTGGTCGGttggttgctgtctatatgaactgtACACAGGGAAAGTACTCTTTCCTGGTCCATCAAACAATGACATGCTTCGACTACACATGGAGTTAAAGGGTCCTTTCCCCAAAAAGATGCTTCGGAAG GGTGCCTTCACAGATCACCATTTTGATCAAGATTTAAATTTTCATGCCACTGAGGAGGATCCTGTTACAAAGAAG cctGTTAAGAGACTGCTGATAAATATTAAGCCAAAGGACATCGGCGCTCTCATGTCAGGCTTTTCTGAGGAGGATCCCAAAATGTTATCAAATtttaaggatcttctagatcgAATATTTGTATTGGATCCAGAAAAGAGGATGACAGTATCTCAGGCATTAAGTCATCCATTTATCACGGGCAAGTGA